A genomic window from Streptomyces brevispora includes:
- a CDS encoding ABC transporter permease — MRLYAVVAAGGFRRYATYRIATVAGVFTNTVFGFIMAYTYTALWDERPRLGGYDMSQALTYVWLGQALLMTCAMMGGGFEDELMERIRTGDVAVDLYRPIDLQLWWLAGDLGRAAFHLLGRGIMPMLLGSFAFDLALPTSPGIWPAFLVSVALGVVVSFAIRYLVALSAFWLMDGAGAAQIAFLAGMFFSGLLLPLNLFPGLLGEVARALPWSALLQVPADVFLGRHTGWGLVRAYGFQAGWALALLSVGRLLQSAATRRVVVQGG; from the coding sequence GTGCGGCTCTATGCGGTGGTGGCGGCGGGCGGGTTCCGGCGCTATGCCACGTACCGGATCGCGACGGTGGCGGGGGTGTTCACCAACACCGTCTTCGGTTTCATCATGGCGTACACGTACACGGCGCTGTGGGACGAGCGTCCGCGACTCGGTGGTTACGACATGTCGCAGGCGCTCACGTATGTGTGGCTGGGGCAGGCGCTGCTGATGACGTGCGCCATGATGGGCGGCGGTTTCGAGGACGAGCTGATGGAGCGGATCCGTACCGGTGATGTCGCGGTCGACCTCTACCGGCCGATCGATCTTCAACTGTGGTGGCTGGCGGGTGACTTGGGCCGGGCGGCGTTTCATCTGCTGGGGCGCGGGATCATGCCGATGCTGCTGGGTTCGTTCGCCTTCGATCTGGCACTGCCCACGTCGCCGGGCATCTGGCCGGCGTTCCTGGTCTCGGTGGCGCTCGGGGTCGTGGTGAGCTTCGCGATCCGTTATCTGGTCGCGCTGTCCGCGTTCTGGCTGATGGACGGGGCGGGTGCGGCGCAGATCGCGTTCCTGGCGGGGATGTTCTTCTCGGGGCTGTTGTTGCCGCTGAATCTGTTCCCGGGGCTGCTGGGCGAGGTGGCGCGGGCGTTGCCGTGGTCGGCGCTGCTCCAGGTGCCGGCGGATGTGTTCCTGGGCAGGCACACGGGGTGGGGTCTGGTGCGGGCGTACGGGTTCCAGGCGGGCTGGGCGCTGGCGCTGTTGTCCGTGGGACGGCTGCTGCAGTCGGCGGCGACGCGGAGGGTGGTGGTCCAGGGTGGCTGA
- a CDS encoding transglycosylase domain-containing protein yields the protein MSDEPQQQSGDPEPRGRRPRDLPAGAAAPGPQGAPATDTTGKKQKKPRRPKRTGWRRAVPTWRMVLGGIILIALVLIGGFIAGYQLVDIPPANASATAQSNVYLYKDGSVIARDGEINRENIKLAQVPLTVQHAVLAAEDRDFYSERAVDIKAMFRAGWNTATGKGKQGGSTITQQYVKNYYLGQEQTVARKIKEFFIAIKLNREESKSHIFEGYLNTSYFGRNAYGIQAAAQAYYSKDIGNITTAEGAYLASLLKAPSAYDVVTHPENKGTAVARWNYVLNGMVKEKWLSNTRRAAMTFPVPGPVKPANSLSGQRGYIVQAVEDYLVQNDILDEKTLATRGYRITTTLEKKNQDALVKAVNDNVMAKTTTERDADRNVRVGGASINPATGHVVAMYGGIDYTMQYVNNATRTDYQVGSTFKPFVFTSAVANDSTTQDGRRITPNTFYDGTNKRMVQGPDGPTGYAPSNEDDVNYGPITVRTATDKSVNAVYAQMAEDVGPGKVRQTAVNLGIPKDTPDLTASPSIALGPATASVLDMTEAYATLANHGRHGAHILVDKVTKDGTTVDLPDRSTKQAVSRQAADTTTSILQSVVDGGTGTAAQGAGRPAAGKTGTAEEDKAAWFAGYTPDLATVIAVMGQDPTTGVQKPLYGALGLDRVNGGGTPAETWAQYTGAALRGTPVKDFTLDLESDTDDTGLPSEASTAPGNTGQPSRTPSRTPSSTAPSAPPSTPPTNPSAPDNSTATTGGGTDTGAGTNSGTDTGGGDSGGGNSRGSDTGGGETGGVNTGGEDNRGGDSRGGDSGAATPGGLLEGARGTHAPGRP from the coding sequence ATGAGCGACGAGCCACAGCAGCAGAGCGGGGACCCCGAGCCCCGGGGCCGGCGCCCCAGAGACCTGCCTGCCGGCGCTGCCGCCCCCGGACCACAAGGCGCCCCGGCCACGGACACCACCGGGAAGAAACAGAAGAAACCCAGACGCCCCAAGCGCACCGGCTGGCGCCGCGCCGTCCCCACCTGGCGGATGGTCCTCGGCGGCATCATCCTCATCGCCCTGGTCCTGATCGGCGGCTTCATCGCCGGCTACCAACTGGTCGACATCCCCCCCGCCAACGCCAGCGCCACCGCCCAGTCCAACGTCTACCTCTACAAGGACGGCAGCGTCATCGCCCGCGACGGCGAGATCAACCGGGAGAACATCAAACTCGCCCAGGTCCCCCTCACCGTCCAGCACGCCGTCCTCGCCGCCGAGGACCGCGACTTCTACTCCGAACGCGCCGTCGACATCAAGGCAATGTTCCGGGCCGGCTGGAACACCGCCACCGGTAAGGGCAAACAGGGCGGCTCGACCATCACCCAGCAGTACGTCAAGAACTACTACCTCGGCCAGGAACAGACCGTCGCCCGCAAGATCAAGGAATTCTTCATCGCGATCAAGCTCAACCGCGAGGAATCCAAGAGCCACATCTTCGAGGGCTACCTCAACACCAGCTACTTCGGCCGCAACGCCTACGGCATCCAGGCCGCCGCCCAGGCCTACTACAGCAAGGACATCGGCAACATCACCACCGCCGAAGGCGCCTACCTCGCCTCCCTGCTCAAAGCACCCAGCGCCTACGACGTCGTCACCCACCCCGAGAACAAGGGCACGGCCGTCGCCCGCTGGAACTACGTACTCAACGGCATGGTCAAGGAGAAGTGGCTCAGCAACACCCGCCGCGCCGCCATGACCTTCCCCGTCCCCGGCCCGGTCAAGCCCGCCAACAGCCTCTCCGGCCAACGCGGCTACATCGTCCAGGCCGTCGAGGACTACCTCGTCCAGAACGACATCCTCGACGAGAAGACCCTCGCCACCCGCGGCTACCGGATCACCACCACGCTGGAGAAGAAGAACCAGGACGCCCTCGTCAAAGCCGTCAACGACAACGTCATGGCCAAGACCACCACCGAGCGCGACGCCGACCGCAACGTCCGCGTCGGCGGCGCCTCCATCAACCCCGCGACCGGCCACGTCGTCGCCATGTACGGCGGCATCGACTACACGATGCAGTACGTCAACAACGCGACCCGCACCGACTACCAGGTCGGCTCCACCTTCAAACCCTTCGTCTTCACCTCCGCCGTCGCCAACGACTCCACCACCCAGGACGGCCGACGCATCACTCCCAACACCTTCTACGACGGCACCAACAAACGCATGGTCCAGGGCCCCGACGGACCCACCGGATACGCCCCGTCCAACGAGGACGACGTCAACTACGGACCCATCACCGTCCGCACCGCCACCGACAAGTCCGTCAACGCCGTCTACGCCCAGATGGCCGAGGACGTCGGCCCCGGAAAGGTCCGGCAGACCGCCGTCAACCTCGGCATCCCCAAGGACACCCCCGACCTCACCGCATCCCCGTCGATCGCCCTCGGCCCCGCCACCGCCAGCGTCCTCGACATGACCGAGGCCTACGCCACCCTCGCCAACCACGGCAGACACGGCGCCCACATCCTCGTCGACAAGGTCACCAAGGACGGCACGACCGTCGACCTCCCCGACCGCAGCACCAAACAGGCCGTCAGCCGCCAAGCAGCCGACACCACCACCTCGATCCTCCAGAGCGTCGTCGACGGCGGCACCGGCACCGCCGCCCAGGGCGCGGGCCGCCCCGCCGCCGGAAAGACCGGCACCGCCGAGGAGGACAAGGCCGCCTGGTTCGCCGGCTACACCCCCGACCTCGCCACCGTCATCGCCGTCATGGGCCAGGACCCCACCACCGGCGTACAGAAACCGCTCTACGGCGCACTCGGACTGGACCGCGTCAACGGCGGCGGCACCCCCGCCGAGACCTGGGCCCAGTACACCGGCGCCGCCCTGCGCGGCACCCCCGTCAAAGACTTCACGCTCGACCTGGAGAGCGACACCGACGACACCGGGCTGCCCAGCGAGGCGAGCACCGCACCCGGCAACACCGGACAGCCGTCCCGGACCCCGTCCCGGACCCCGTCCAGCACCGCCCCCAGCGCCCCGCCCAGCACCCCGCCCACCAACCCCTCCGCCCCGGACAACTCGACCGCCACCACCGGCGGCGGCACCGACACCGGCGCAGGCACGAACAGCGGCACCGACACCGGGGGCGGCGACAGCGGAGGCGGCAACAGCAGGGGCAGCGACACAGGGGGCGGCGAGACCGGCGGAGTCAACACCGGCGGAGAGGACAACAGGGGAGGCGACAGCAGAGGAGGCGACAGCGGCGCAGCCACCCCAGGCGGCCTCCTCGAAGGCGCCCGCGGCACCCACGCCCCCGGCCGCCCGTAG
- the proP gene encoding glycine betaine/L-proline transporter ProP, translating into MAASDPHQAADPEALKRHPTLFRAIRKRKNPRLRRTDITVTDDQAVKRAVKAASLGNAMEWFDFGIYSYLAATLGHVFFPSGNDTTQLLSSFATFAVAFLVRPLGGMFFGPMGDKLGRKKILALTMILMAIGTFAIGIIPSHDAIGVWAPVLLIFFRMLQGFSTGGEYGGASTFIAEYAPDKRRGYFGSFLEFGTLAGYVGAAGLVTALYALLDTGQMESWGWRVPFLVAGPLGLVGLYLRLRLDETPAFQKLEGGSAHASEAADGVETSAKGDLAKIFRNYWPTLILCIALVGAYNITDYMLLSYMPTYLSDELGYSETHGLLILLVVMAFLMLIISQVGKLSDRFGRKPLLMTGMLGFLVFSLPAFLLIGQGGIPAITIGMLMLGLSLVCMLGTMSAALPALFPTQVRYGSLSVGYNLSASLFGGTTPLVITALISVTGNNLMPAYYAMGAAVIGVIAVACMKETANKPLDGSPPSVETAEEAADLCAAQTPDPKF; encoded by the coding sequence ATGGCGGCCTCCGACCCCCATCAGGCGGCCGATCCCGAAGCACTCAAACGCCACCCCACCCTCTTCCGAGCCATCCGCAAACGGAAGAACCCGAGGCTGCGCCGCACGGACATCACCGTCACGGACGACCAGGCCGTCAAGCGAGCCGTGAAAGCGGCCTCACTCGGCAACGCCATGGAGTGGTTCGACTTCGGCATCTACTCCTACCTGGCCGCCACCCTGGGCCATGTCTTCTTCCCGTCAGGGAACGACACCACCCAGCTCCTCTCCTCCTTCGCCACCTTCGCCGTCGCCTTCCTCGTACGACCCCTCGGCGGCATGTTCTTCGGCCCCATGGGCGACAAGCTCGGCCGCAAGAAGATCCTCGCCCTCACCATGATCCTCATGGCGATCGGCACCTTCGCGATCGGCATCATCCCCTCCCACGACGCCATCGGCGTCTGGGCCCCCGTCCTGCTCATCTTCTTCCGGATGCTCCAGGGCTTCTCCACCGGCGGCGAGTACGGCGGCGCCTCCACCTTCATCGCCGAATACGCCCCCGACAAGCGACGCGGCTACTTCGGCAGCTTCCTCGAATTCGGCACACTCGCCGGATACGTCGGAGCGGCAGGCCTCGTCACCGCGCTCTACGCCCTCCTCGACACCGGCCAGATGGAGTCCTGGGGCTGGCGCGTCCCCTTCCTCGTCGCCGGCCCGCTCGGCCTCGTCGGCCTCTACCTGCGACTGCGCCTCGACGAAACCCCGGCCTTCCAGAAACTGGAGGGCGGCTCGGCACACGCCTCCGAGGCGGCGGACGGCGTCGAGACGAGCGCCAAGGGCGACCTCGCCAAGATCTTCCGCAACTACTGGCCGACGCTGATCCTCTGCATCGCCCTGGTCGGCGCGTACAACATCACCGACTACATGCTGCTGTCCTACATGCCGACGTACCTCTCGGACGAGCTCGGCTACAGCGAGACGCACGGCCTGCTCATCCTGCTCGTCGTCATGGCCTTCCTGATGCTGATCATCAGCCAGGTCGGCAAGCTCTCCGACCGCTTCGGCCGCAAACCGCTGCTGATGACGGGCATGCTCGGCTTCCTGGTCTTCTCGCTGCCCGCCTTCCTGCTCATCGGGCAGGGCGGCATCCCGGCCATCACGATCGGCATGCTGATGCTGGGCCTCTCCCTGGTCTGCATGCTCGGCACCATGTCCGCCGCCCTCCCGGCCCTGTTCCCCACCCAGGTCCGCTACGGCTCCCTGTCGGTGGGCTACAACCTGTCGGCGTCCCTCTTCGGCGGTACGACCCCGCTCGTCATCACGGCCCTGATCAGCGTGACGGGCAACAACCTGATGCCGGCGTACTACGCGATGGGCGCGGCGGTGATCGGCGTGATCGCCGTGGCCTGCATGAAGGAAACGGCCAACAAGCCCCTGGACGGCTCCCCGCCCTCGGTGGAGACGGCGGAAGAGGCGGCGGACCTGTGCGCGGCCCAGACACCGGACCCGAAGTTCTGA
- a CDS encoding DMT family transporter translates to MAWFLLLIAGLLEVAWSIGMKYTEGFTRLWPSVFTGLGIVASMVLLSHAARTLPIGTAYGVWVGIGAAGAAVLGMVVLHEPVTAARIFFVCLLLVAVVGLKATSGH, encoded by the coding sequence ATGGCGTGGTTTTTGTTGTTGATCGCTGGTCTGCTGGAAGTGGCCTGGTCGATCGGGATGAAGTACACCGAGGGGTTCACCCGGTTGTGGCCGAGTGTGTTCACGGGTCTCGGGATCGTGGCGAGCATGGTGTTGTTGTCCCATGCGGCGCGGACGCTGCCGATCGGTACGGCGTACGGCGTGTGGGTGGGTATCGGTGCGGCGGGTGCGGCGGTGCTGGGCATGGTTGTGCTGCATGAGCCGGTGACGGCGGCCCGGATCTTCTTCGTGTGTCTGTTGCTGGTGGCTGTGGTGGGGCTGAAGGCGACTTCGGGTCACTGA
- a CDS encoding DUF3618 domain-containing protein, giving the protein MSDARSPAQIEADIITRREQLAVVLDEIGVRVHPKTIIGDAKAKAAEAVDRTAGRAFVAVNRSVSDVRAQFVTEDGAPRLERVVPAALVAVGVVGLFVVSARRRRK; this is encoded by the coding sequence GTGTCGGATGCCAGGAGCCCTGCGCAGATCGAGGCGGACATCATCACGAGGCGTGAGCAGCTCGCGGTGGTGCTCGATGAGATCGGGGTGCGGGTGCACCCGAAGACGATCATTGGTGATGCGAAGGCGAAGGCCGCGGAGGCTGTGGATCGGACGGCGGGGCGGGCGTTCGTCGCGGTGAATCGGTCGGTGTCGGACGTGCGGGCCCAGTTTGTGACGGAGGACGGTGCGCCGCGGTTGGAGCGGGTGGTTCCGGCTGCGTTGGTCGCGGTGGGTGTGGTCGGTCTGTTCGTGGTGTCGGCTCGGCGGCGCAGGAAGTAG
- the rdgB gene encoding RdgB/HAM1 family non-canonical purine NTP pyrophosphatase, whose product MTRLILATRNAGKITELHAILADAGLTHELVGADAYPEIPDVKETGVTFAENALLKAHALARATGHPAIADDSGLCVEVLGGAPGIFSARWSGTHGDDPANLALLLAQLSDIDTPHRAAHFACAAALALPDGTERVVEGRLLGTLRHTPSGTHGFGYDPILQPEGETRTCAELTPAEKNAISHRGLAFRALVPVVRELVG is encoded by the coding sequence ATGACCCGCCTCATCCTCGCCACCCGCAACGCCGGGAAGATCACCGAACTTCACGCGATCCTCGCCGACGCCGGCCTCACCCACGAACTCGTCGGCGCGGACGCGTACCCCGAGATCCCCGACGTCAAGGAAACCGGCGTCACCTTCGCCGAGAACGCCCTCCTCAAGGCCCACGCCCTCGCCCGGGCGACCGGCCACCCCGCCATCGCCGACGACTCCGGCCTCTGCGTCGAGGTACTCGGCGGCGCCCCCGGCATCTTCTCGGCCCGCTGGTCCGGCACCCACGGCGACGACCCGGCCAACCTCGCCCTGCTCCTGGCCCAGCTCTCCGACATCGACACCCCGCACCGCGCCGCCCACTTCGCCTGCGCCGCCGCACTCGCGCTCCCCGACGGCACGGAACGCGTGGTCGAGGGCCGCCTCCTGGGCACCCTGCGCCACACCCCGTCCGGCACCCACGGCTTCGGCTACGACCCGATCCTCCAGCCGGAGGGCGAGACCCGGACCTGCGCGGAACTGACCCCGGCGGAGAAGAACGCGATCAGCCACCGCGGCTTGGCGTTCCGGGCGCTGGTGCCGGTGGTGCGGGAACTGGTGGGGTAA
- a CDS encoding PTS glucose/sucrose transporter subunit IIB has product MARLPAREVGPTVRYRDETDPWWAVTCTRRTREKAMASKAEKIVAGLGGIENIEEIEGCITRLRTEVIDPSKVDEAALKAAGAHGVVKMGTAIQVVIGTDADPIAADIEDMM; this is encoded by the coding sequence ATGGCTCGGCTGCCTGCCCGCGAAGTTGGGCCAACCGTGCGTTACCGTGACGAAACGGACCCATGGTGGGCCGTCACATGTACGCGAAGAACCAGGGAGAAGGCCATGGCCAGCAAGGCTGAGAAGATCGTCGCCGGGCTCGGCGGGATCGAGAACATCGAAGAGATCGAAGGCTGCATCACCCGCCTCCGTACCGAGGTCATCGACCCGAGCAAGGTCGACGAAGCCGCGCTCAAGGCCGCCGGCGCCCACGGCGTCGTCAAGATGGGCACCGCGATCCAGGTCGTCATCGGCACCGACGCCGACCCCATCGCCGCCGACATCGAAGACATGATGTGA
- the rph gene encoding ribonuclease PH, with the protein MSRIDGRTPDQLRPVTIERGWSKHAEGSVLISFGDTKVFCTASVTEGVPRWRKGSGEGWVTAEYSMLPRSTNTRGDRESVRGKIGGRTHEISRLIGRSLRAVIDYKALGENTIVLDCDVLQADGGTRTAAITGAYVALADAITWAQRKKIIKPGRKPLTGTVSAISVGIVDGTPLLDLCYEEDVRAETDMNVVCTGDGRFVEVQGTAEAEPFDRKELNALLDLATAGCVDLTAFQNDALTRTLGE; encoded by the coding sequence ATGTCTCGTATCGACGGCCGCACCCCCGACCAGCTCCGCCCCGTCACCATCGAACGGGGATGGAGCAAGCACGCCGAAGGATCCGTACTCATCTCCTTCGGCGACACCAAAGTCTTCTGCACCGCCTCCGTCACCGAAGGCGTACCGCGCTGGCGCAAGGGCAGCGGCGAAGGCTGGGTCACCGCCGAATACTCCATGCTGCCCCGCTCCACCAACACCCGCGGCGACCGCGAATCCGTACGCGGCAAGATCGGCGGCCGCACCCACGAGATCAGCCGCCTCATCGGCCGCTCACTCCGCGCCGTCATCGACTACAAAGCCCTCGGCGAAAACACCATCGTCCTGGACTGCGACGTCCTCCAGGCCGACGGCGGCACCCGCACCGCCGCCATCACCGGCGCCTACGTCGCCCTCGCCGACGCCATCACCTGGGCCCAGCGCAAGAAAATCATCAAGCCCGGCCGCAAGCCCCTCACCGGCACCGTCTCCGCCATCAGCGTCGGCATCGTCGACGGCACCCCCCTCCTCGACCTCTGCTACGAGGAAGACGTCCGCGCCGAGACCGACATGAACGTCGTCTGCACCGGCGACGGCCGCTTCGTCGAAGTCCAGGGCACCGCCGAAGCCGAACCCTTCGACCGCAAGGAACTCAACGCCCTCCTCGACCTCGCCACCGCAGGCTGCGTCGACCTCACCGCCTTCCAGAACGACGCACTCACCCGCACCCTCGGCGAGTAG
- the bcp gene encoding thioredoxin-dependent thiol peroxidase, giving the protein MSERLQPGDTAPAFTLPDADGNDIALADHKGRKVIVYFYPAALTPGCTKQACDFTDNLDLLATAGYDVIGVSPDKPEKLAKFREKENLKVTLVGDPAKETLEAYGAYGEKKLYGKTVTGVIRSTIVVDEEGKVEHAFYNVKATGHVAKIIKDLGI; this is encoded by the coding sequence ATGAGCGAGCGACTCCAGCCCGGCGACACCGCCCCCGCCTTCACCCTCCCCGACGCCGACGGCAACGACATCGCGCTCGCCGACCACAAGGGCCGCAAAGTCATCGTCTACTTCTACCCCGCCGCCCTCACCCCCGGCTGCACCAAGCAGGCCTGCGACTTCACCGACAACCTCGACCTCCTGGCCACTGCCGGATACGACGTCATCGGCGTCTCCCCCGACAAGCCCGAGAAACTCGCCAAGTTCCGCGAGAAGGAAAACCTCAAGGTCACCCTCGTCGGCGACCCCGCCAAGGAAACCCTCGAGGCCTACGGCGCCTACGGCGAGAAGAAGCTCTACGGCAAAACAGTGACAGGCGTCATCCGCTCCACGATCGTCGTCGACGAAGAGGGCAAGGTCGAGCACGCCTTCTACAACGTCAAGGCCACCGGCCACGTCGCCAAGATCATCAAGGACCTCGGCATCTGA
- a CDS encoding GroES family chaperonin encodes MSENADDKLPIRMLHDRVLVRSDSPEGERRSGGGILIPATAAVGRRLAWAVVVAVGQNVRSVEPGDRVLYDPEDRAEVEVRGVAYVLMRERDLHAVAADRFEGSLDSMGLYL; translated from the coding sequence GTGAGTGAGAACGCGGACGACAAGCTGCCCATCCGGATGCTGCATGACCGTGTGCTGGTCCGGTCCGATTCGCCTGAGGGGGAGCGGCGTTCCGGTGGTGGCATTCTGATTCCGGCGACGGCTGCGGTGGGGCGTCGTCTGGCGTGGGCCGTGGTGGTTGCGGTGGGGCAGAACGTGCGGTCGGTGGAGCCGGGGGACCGGGTGTTGTACGACCCCGAGGATCGTGCGGAGGTTGAGGTGCGGGGGGTTGCGTATGTGTTGATGCGGGAGCGGGATCTGCATGCGGTGGCTGCGGACCGGTTCGAGGGTTCGCTGGATTCGATGGGCTTGTATCTGTAG